The following coding sequences are from one Nicotiana tomentosiformis chromosome 3, ASM39032v3, whole genome shotgun sequence window:
- the LOC104121700 gene encoding probable sphingolipid transporter spinster homolog 2 has protein sequence MGEKEPNLKSLDDSMPKSPSSVAAPAKTDMAKASISSALAPQPSWFTAKRLLAIFCVINLLNYVDRGAIASNGVNGKRSECTKSGTCSSGSGIQGDFNLNNFQDGVISSAFMVGLLVASPIFASLAKSVNPFRLIGVGLTVWTFATAGCGLSIDFWSITICRMLVGVGEASFISLAAPFIDDNAPVDQKTAWLGIFYMCIPTGIAVGYVYGGLVGSHLDWRWAFRIEALLMLPFAILGFVMKPLQLKGFSHTGSQNPVTSAQTSCPEAVASTSIDGSYPIRNDSKDDSKSAPRILNQLTRFWKDMKALLLDKVYVVNVLGYIAYNFVIGAYSYWGPKAGYYIYHMNNADLMFGGITIVCGIFGTLAGGFVLDRMTSTISNAFKLLSVATFFGAIFCFAAFCFKSLYAFIALFAIGELLVFATQGPVNYVCLHCVKPSLRPLSMAMSTVSIHIFGDVPSSPLVGVLQDHINNWRATALILTSVLFLAAGIWFIGIFLHSVDRYNEENEHQVSIADRSNTIPLLEEKSAETSPSLC, from the exons ATGGGAGAGAAAGAGCCAAATCTAAAGTCTTTGGATGATTCAATGCCTAAAAGCCCGTCATCAGTGGCTGCGCCTGCAAAAACAGACATGGCCAAAGCTTCAATTTCATCAGCATTAGCTCCTCAACCTTCTTGGTTCACTGCCAAAAG GTTACTAGCCATATTCTGTGTGATCAACTTGTTAAATTATGTGGATCGTGGAGCTATTGCGAGCAACGGTGTTAATGGGAAACGTAGTGAGTGTACTAAGAGCGGTACATGCTCTTCTGGCAGTGGAATCca GGGTGATTTTAACCTGAACAATTTTCAGGATGGTGTTATATCATCTGCTTTCATGGTTGGGCTTCTCGTGGCATCTCCAATATTTGCCTCCTTAGCCAAGAG TGTTAATCCATTTAGACTTATTGGAGTTGGACTGACAGTCTGGACCTTTGCTACTGCTGGTTGTGGCCTGTCAATTGATTTCTGGTCCATTACCATATGCAGAAT GCTGGTCGGTGTTGGTGAGGCATCTTTTATCAGCCTTGCTGCTCCATTCATTGATGACAATGCCCCAGTTGATCAG AAAACAGCATGGCTGGGAATATTTTACATGTGCATCCCAACTGGGATTGCTGTTGGCTATGTATATGGCGGATTG GTTGGAAGTCATCTTGATTGGCGCTGGGCATTCCGGATAGAGGCATTGCTGATGCTTCCTTTTGCAATTTTAGGTTTTGTGATGAAACCATTGCAATTGAAAG GGTTCTCGCACACCGGTTCACAAAATCCAGTGACTTCTGCGCAAACTTCTTGCCCAGAAGCAG TTGCTTCAACTAGTATTGATGGTTCGTACCCAATAAGAAATGATTCCAAGGATGA TTCAAAAAGTGCACCCAGAATTTTGAATCAGTTGACAAGATTTTGGAAGGATATGAAGGCGCTTTTGCTTGACAAGGTCTACGTTGTGAATGTCCTAG GATACATAGCATATAATTTTGTAATAGGTGCTTATTCATACTGGGGACCAAAGGCTGGCTATTACATATACCATATG AACAATGCAGATCTGATGTTTGGAGGTATTACTATCGTATGTGGAATATTTGGAACCTTAGCAGGAGGCTTTGTTCTGGATCGAATGACTTCCACAATATCCAATGCGTTTAAG CTTCTTTCAGTGGCAACATTTTTTGGAGCGATATTTTGCTTTGCTGCCTTTTGTTTTAAGAGCTTGTATGCCTTCATTGCTCTTTTTGCAATTGGAGAACTGCTTGTATTTGCGACGcag GGCCCTGTAAATTATGTCTGTCTGCATTGTGTCAAACCAAGTTTGAGACCATTGTCTATGGCTATGTCCACTGTTTCGATTCACATATTTGGTGATGTGCCTTCCTCTCCTCTGGTGGGGGTTCTCCAG GATCACATTAACAATTGGAGGGCTACTGCTCTAATCCTGACATCAGTACTGTTTCTAGCCGCTGGAATATGGTTTATAG GTATCTTTCTTCATAGTGTTGATAGATATAATGAAGAAAATGAGCATCAAGTTAGTATTGCTGATAGATCAAACACAATTCCACTTCTTGAGGAGAAATCTGCTGAAACAAGTCCAAGTCTCTGCTGA